A window from Halomicrobium urmianum encodes these proteins:
- a CDS encoding helix-turn-helix transcriptional regulator, giving the protein MITMQGPDDRWRSDDGREPGEPEPDGREADAERARDDDRPPPSSPVLEALLENARSRRHLGRRLEAAGARVDADLLGDVVRHGPALEALRAGPLDRREIEDRLDVSRATSHRLTRWLCERGYAEKADGRFRLTGTGEAVADEVLRFEANVGTVERLGPLLDAVCEDHQEFVVEPFVDATVTLAGPDDPYRPVDRFLALAAESETVRGFNTAPMAPTGAGEFHERVFDGGDVEVIYHPAAAERLVEAYPERAAAAAERGVLALRARADLPYGLAIFDDRVGIGGYDEATGLPHVFVDTDSPIAREWAERVYASVRDDSVLLGVDRPVDRE; this is encoded by the coding sequence GTGATAACCATGCAAGGTCCGGACGACAGATGGCGGAGCGACGATGGCCGTGAGCCGGGAGAACCGGAGCCGGACGGGCGCGAGGCGGACGCAGAGCGAGCGCGAGACGACGACCGCCCGCCGCCGAGTTCGCCGGTCCTCGAGGCGCTCCTCGAGAACGCGCGGAGCCGCCGGCACCTCGGGCGGCGCCTAGAAGCGGCGGGCGCGCGCGTCGACGCGGACCTGCTGGGCGACGTGGTCCGCCACGGGCCAGCACTGGAGGCCCTCCGTGCGGGCCCGCTGGACCGCAGGGAGATCGAGGACCGCCTCGACGTCTCTCGGGCGACGAGCCACCGCCTCACCCGCTGGCTCTGCGAACGCGGGTACGCGGAGAAGGCCGACGGCCGGTTCCGGCTGACCGGGACCGGGGAAGCAGTGGCCGACGAGGTGCTCCGCTTCGAGGCGAACGTCGGGACGGTCGAGCGCCTCGGCCCCCTCCTCGACGCGGTCTGCGAGGACCACCAGGAGTTCGTCGTGGAACCGTTCGTCGACGCGACGGTCACGCTGGCCGGGCCCGACGACCCCTACCGTCCGGTCGACCGGTTCCTCGCGCTCGCCGCGGAGTCCGAGACGGTCCGCGGGTTCAACACCGCCCCCATGGCACCCACGGGCGCGGGCGAGTTCCACGAGCGGGTGTTCGACGGGGGCGACGTCGAGGTGATCTACCACCCGGCAGCGGCCGAGCGCCTCGTCGAGGCCTACCCGGAGCGAGCGGCGGCGGCCGCCGAGCGGGGCGTCCTCGCCTTGCGGGCCCGAGCGGACCTACCCTACGGGCTTGCGATCTTCGACGACCGCGTCGGGATCGGGGGATACGACGAGGCGACGGGACTGCCTCACGTGTTCGTCGATACGGACTCGCCCATCGCCCGCGAGTGGGCCGAGCGGGTCTACGCCTCGGTCAGGGACGACTCGGTGCTTCTGGGTGTAGACCGCCCGGTCGACCGGGAGTGA